In the genome of Quercus robur chromosome 3, dhQueRobu3.1, whole genome shotgun sequence, one region contains:
- the LOC126719660 gene encoding uncharacterized protein LOC126719660 translates to MDLKLTHHDVNWVYNLHHLKGQGYYLRSRYPKVKLIQCLPTSNKNLKEDFLIFSGEWHNGLPCPTVEGVPDKRYTKPNLRLVNKASLDKVLKAEIYVNEADGQLRAAHLILGYTPLSSAFQAPKYVIRARDPRLHRISVAYTGFIVLEGIPLPQYTSHTGPLFVAKPSAGVSSSQLTPREEEVEERKEEEKDKEEVVEVSETSDDFGIFDQSINSGEDPDEMGIQRKPQRSLLELMEGQPGKSAPVKSTQSQVPSLPARSPPPAPRQPSRQPPQPARPDAAELKRRREQKGKEVADIGKSRPTREDDTQRAAKQQKTRHQVTRGQERSDSQLSEPQAWLPAPMHSGEPLRDDASMRDFNSGIGCHVASAIEEALLLPKDMAEIKNMRKNELILDNKRYLSMIIQNTFKLNEMLNICSNQLDDERKRRTMAIQTLSKFEQDLADVKKKLHAEEQARKSAESALEGYQKQAEDQGNHLREANAELKKAQEQVLVLKKHSKETQKVRERAEKSREEAEKAKIEAERAMNEAEQRSYEVGIAESEEALKAEVPAMCRIYYVKTWDEALNRAGVEASSKLRKPENVFYPEAIRPSAFLPHQAETPPSVVNPNEEVLPCSFPLSGQPESAKGGIAPPGASSDKTATTSEAETAFQSFQQDLASTVLPTGGVTRDKEEITTSKANKSASQALKIQFKLKK, encoded by the exons ATGGACCTAAAACTGACCCACCATGAtgtgaattgggtgtacaatCTCCACCACCTGAAAGGGCAGGGGTATTATCTTAGATCGAGATATCCCAAGGTGAAGCTAATCCAATGCCTTCCCACTTCGAACAAGAACCTAaaggaggatttccttatcTTCTCCGGGGAATGGCATAATGGTCTACCATGCCCCACGGTGGAAGGAGTACCAG ATAAACGTTACACAAAGCCCAACCTTAGGTTAGTCAATAAGGCGAGCTTGGATAAGGTATTGAAAGCCGAGATATACGTGAACGAAGCTGATGGCCAGCTCCGGGCAGCACATTTAATCCTCGGCTATACCCCCCTATCATCCGCTTTCCAGGCGCCGAAGTACGTTATAAGAGCCCGCGATCCTCGGCTTCACCGTATCAGTGTTGCCTATACAGGGTTCATAGTCCTAGAAGGTATTCCACTTCCCCAATATACATCCCATACCGGGCCTCTTTTCGTGGCCAAACCCTCGGCAGGAGTCTCTTCATCCCAGCTTACCCCCCGAGAAGAGGAAGtagaagagagaaaggaagaggaaaaagaCAAGGAAGAAGTTGTAGAGGTCTCTGAAACCTCAGACgactttgggatttttgatcaaTCCATAAACTCTGGGGAAGATCCTGATGAGATGGGGATACAGAGAAAACCCCAAAGAAGCTTGCTGGAGTTGATGGAAGGTCAGCCGGGAAAGAGTGCACCGGTAAAATCAACACAATCCCAGGTTCCATCTCTTCCCGCTAGGTCTCCTCCTCCTGCTCCTCGCCAGCCTTCTCGTCAACCTCCTCAGCCAGCTCGTCCTGACGCTGCCGAGTTAAAAAGGCGCAGGGAGCAAAAGGGGAAGGAGGTGGCAGACATTGGCAAGTCTCGTCCTACTCGCGAGGATGATACCCAACGAGCTGCAAAGCAGCAAAAAACCAGGCACCAAGTTACGCGAGGCCAAGAGAGATCTGATTCCCAACTTTCAGAGCCACAAGCATGGTTGCCAGCACCTATGCACAGTGGGGAGCCCCTGCGAGATGATGCATCTATGAGGGACTTCAACAGCGGCATAGGGTGTCACGTAGCCTCGGCCATAGAGGAAGCCTTATTGCTCCCAAAAGATATGGCCGAAATAAAGAATATGAGAAAGAATGAACTCATCCTCGACAATAAAAGATACTTAAGCATG ATTatccaaaatactttcaagCTGAATGAGATGCTCAATATCTGCTCCAATCAGCTAGATGATGAAAGGAAGAGACGGACAATGGCTATACAGACCTTGTCCAAATTTGAACAGGACTTGGCCGATGTAAAGAAAAAGTTACATGCTGAAGAGCAAGCTCGCAAGAGCGCCGAGTCGGCACTAGAAGGTTATCAAAAGCAGGCCGAGGACCAGGGGAACCACTTGCGTGAGGCGAATGCCGAACTGAAGAAGGCTCAGGAACAAGTCCTAGTTCTTAAGAAGCACTCGAAGGAAACCCAAAAGGTAAGGGAGCGAGCTGAAAAGTCTAGGGAGGAAGCcgagaaagcaaaaatcgaggCCGAACGGGCAATGAATGAAGCTGAGCAGAGAAGCTATGAGGTTGGTATAGCTGAGAGTGAGGAGGCTTTGAAAGCCGAGGTTCCGGCGATGTGCCGTATCTACTACGTAAAAACTTGGGATGAGGCCCTTAACCGTGCTGGGGTGGAGGCTTCATCTAAGTTACGTAAGCCAGAGAACGTATTCTATCCTGAGGCGATCCGTCCCTCAGCTTTTCTACCCCATCAAGCTGAAACTCCTCCTTCGGTCGTTAACCCCAATGAGGAGGTTTTGCCTTGCAGTTTTCCTCTCTCTGGCCAGCCAGAATCAGCTAAAGGGGGGATTGCCCCTCCAGGAGCTTCCTCGGACAAGACCGCAACTACTTCGGAGGCAGAGACGGCCTTCCAAAGTTTTCAACAGGATTTGGCTTCCACAGTCTTGCCAACTGGGGGCGTTACTAGGGATAAAGAGGAAATCACTACTTCGAAGGCAAACAAATCTGCCAGCCAGGCCCTGAAGATccaattcaaattgaaaaaatag
- the LOC126719661 gene encoding uncharacterized protein LOC126719661, with translation MAIYSRDEALMCKVFPSNLGPVAMRWFNGLGANSIESFKKLTRVFGARFITYNRSETLKTYSDRYWEMFNEIEGKNDDVAITTFKAGLPADHDLRKSLTGKPVTSVHQLMDRIDKYRRVEEDQLQGKGKAKVIPQEMRDFRSDRYNSNRPRKDFVGQSGSADTQVVNAIFREPVQQVLEKIKNEPFFKWPNKIAGEPRKRNPNLYCH, from the exons ATGGCTATCTACTCCAGGGacgaggctttgatgtgcaaggtcTTTCCATCAAATTTGGGTCCggtggcaatgagatggttcaacggcTTAGGGGCCAATTCTATTGAATCATTCAAAAAGCTGACCCGGGTTTTTGGTGCTCGCTTTATTACATACAACAGG AGTGAGACTCTCAAGACTTATTCGGAtaggtactgggaaatgtttaatgaaatagaagGAAAGAACGATGATGTGGCCATAACCACTTTCAAAGCTGGCCTCCCAGCCGATCACgatttaaggaaatccctgACGGGTAAACCTGTTACCAGTGTACACCAGTTGATGGACAGGATAGATAAGTATAGAAGGGTAGAGGAGGATCAACTTCAGGGAAAAGGGAAGGCCAAGGTGATCCCTCaggagatgagggatttcaggtcggaccgttaTAACAGTAATCGACCCCGGAAGGACTTTGTCGGGCAATCGGGTTCGGCGGACACCCAGGTGGTTAATGCAATATTTCGAGAGCCAGTGCagcaggttttggagaagataaagaatgaaCCATTTttcaaatggccgaacaagataGCGGGAGAGCCTAGGAAGCGCAACCCGAACTTATATTGCCACTAG